In Lactuca sativa cultivar Salinas chromosome 5, Lsat_Salinas_v11, whole genome shotgun sequence, the DNA window AGCTTCCATAGAAGGTAAGATTCGATAATCTTGGATGTTGTTTTTCTCTGTAAGTCAAGGACAAATTAGTCGTTAATTTGTAGtgaaattaataatattagataATTATTGAAAATGGggtttaaatgtttaattaccattGGGGAGATTAGGTTGCAAAGAAGGTCTCTGAAGATGCCTTGGTTGGGTCTTTGATGGAAGAATTGAGAAAATCTTGTGGAGTAGAATATGTAGAATGGTAAACCCCAGATCGAGTAATGTGGAACAGTCCAATGGAGAGTCCTCACCACCATTGTGCAAGCTTTCCCTTCTTCATctttaattttcataaacatcAAACAATATATCAGTTTCATATACACAAAATTTTATGTAAAACTATGTGTTAATTCggtattttagggtttggacgAATAATATCTGTTTTATCCGTTACATGATACTTTTTGTGACTAGGATTGGTGTAGATTGATTGAGGTTCTCGGAAATTaagtttttttggattttttgatgaATGCTAATTCTTTTAAGTTTTTTACCTAATAAATTGTCTAATTGGTTTGGTAGCATAATAGCCTTTATACTATTTTTTTCTTATATAAGCTACTTAATTAATAAATTGTCTAATTGGTTTGGTAgcctttgtttttttatataaactaattaattaaaaaaagtcAACACTTAACATATATAGACACTTACAACTTGAAGGGTTGTTTTACTAGGAAAAGGTTAAGACTTTCACAAGTATCTTTAAACTAGATAGTTAAAGAGGGAGAAAGCGAGTATTATTGAAGGGTTGAAAATTAGAGGTCTAAAATTGGAAAGTTTTTGAGGAGAATTCTTTAACGGTATGCCTTAAAATGGAAAGTACAATGATAATTTCCCCTTTCCCTTTTCAACTCCATACTCGTCAAACTTTCAAAATCAGCCAATCAACATGAACAAATAGTTTCTTGCTCCAATTTTAGTCGACACGTTTTATTATTACCAAATTAAACGATCCAACTctttagttaattagttatacttttttttttcttaatataattattaattgttaaatgaatgaataataatTTACCTTGATTAGCTTCAGCACATTCAACAGCAAGATCAATGGCAGATTTTTTGTAGCCCACAACCACAACCTTCTTTCCTTTCAGAAGTTGTGTAGATTCTTGTGTGTTCAGTTTGCTGTAATCTTGAGAATGCATCACCTTCCCTTTAAATACTTCTGGGCCTTTCTTCATAGGAAACTTTGGTATTATGGGTATATCTCCATATTTCCCAGTACACACCACAATAAACTCAAATGAATACCACTGCAACACATGCATGCAACAACATTAATCTCATTTCTGCATGCAATCTAATACTATTAACATATATATTAAGAGAAAAATAGGAGTTATAGTTAACCTGAATGGTGTCAGAGTTGGTATTATAAACAGCAACTTCCCACATGGGTTTTCCAGACATCAAACTTTGATAAGCCATGGTTTCGTGGTCACCTACGAACTTGATTTCAGTGACCTTTGAATTGAAGTTGATAAACTTGAATAAATCAAAGTGTTTGGCATAAGAGTCGAGAtaatcaagaatctcagaataagATGGGAAACTGGAGTTATCATCTGTTTGTGGCCAAGGGTAATCGGAGAATTGATAGTCACAACGAGGTGTTTGAAGTTTGGTTGTTCTGAAGGTGCAGTGTTTCCAAACACCACCGATAGAATCGGTGGCCTCAAACACCATTGGGTTGTGTTTGGAAAGCTGTTTAGCGGCGGCTAAACCACTTATGCCACCTCCGATAATGCCAACCTTAGAGAAGATGATTGCCATGAAGTTGAAGGATATGATGGTGATTGATTAAGATTAGTTGATGCGATATGTGTTGTACTTCAATTTCGAAGAGATGCGCATCGATATATATAGCTAAGGTGCATGTGCATCAAAAGTATAAGTGTT includes these proteins:
- the LOC111899108 gene encoding probable flavin-containing monooxygenase 1 codes for the protein MAIIFSKVGIIGGGISGLAAAKQLSKHNPMVFEATDSIGGVWKHCTFRTTKLQTPRCDYQFSDYPWPQTDDNSSFPSYSEILDYLDSYAKHFDLFKFINFNSKVTEIKFVGDHETMAYQSLMSGKPMWEVAVYNTNSDTIQWYSFEFIVVCTGKYGDIPIIPKFPMKKGPEVFKGKVMHSQDYSKLNTQESTQLLKGKKVVVVGYKKSAIDLAVECAEANQDEEGKACTMVVRTLHWTVPHYSIWGLPFYIFYSTRFSQFFHQRPNQGIFRDLLCNLISPMRKTTSKIIESYLLWKLPLIKYGLKPEHPFEEDYASCQMAILPEKFFPEVEKGKINFKKTSNWWFSEGGVEFDDNTKLDADLVILATGYDGKKKLKDILPEPFKSFLQFPSGMLPLYRGTIHPLIPNMAFIGYVESVSNLHTSEIRCKWLANLVDDKFELPSTEKMLEQITTEMEIMKKSTRFYKRTCISTYSINHTDEICQEMGWNSWRKKSWLAEAFSPYNSRDYEHDI